AGCTCTAGTGCTGGTCTGTAGGAACAGATTCCAAGTAAGAATTTGCAAGACTCCTTGGCTGTACAGGGTTTGAAGCTTATATTTCATATATAAGTTTAcaaattctttttctctggtttcTTACTTGACCCTAAGATAATTCTTGGACTGAGAATTAAGTGCAGCAAATGCAGTGGCAAAGttcctcttttttcttagtAGAAAGCAAAGAAGTTTTTCAAAGGGGAATCTCTGAAGTTTCTGACTTGTAAATGATTATTTACCAGCCTTGCGGATTTTATGGCAAAAGTATTAAATTAACAAATCAATGCAGTGGAGAACTTGACTTTTGCCAGTAATAAGGTGCAGTAAACCACTTAAGCCTtctggggatttttgtttttccataagTGGATAAAAGGTTGCATTTGTTTGGAAATCTTGTCTGGATAAACTGATGGTTTTCATGGCTTCCTTAGGGCTGTAGGTCTCTAGGACTTGTGACCAAAGGAATGTGGGACAGCAGAGTAAAGCAAAGCACACTTGGTATGTtgggtttcctgtccctgtgctaTGGAACATGTGCCAAGTGTGAACTGTTGGTGCTGATCCCGTGGCCCTGTGTGAGGACAGTGAAAACTTAAACTACAGTAAAGGCTCATGTCTGTCCTGCTGCACTTGGAGCCACCTTAACTTCAGAGCTCTCAGGGGATGCAGGAAGTAACAGACTCCTGTGCAGTCCCactggagatttttttaatagactgGAAGTCATGGCTGTCCTAAGTGTTTAACCCAAGATCTCCTACCTGTGATGAAGTTTTCTGCTAACAAACAGCCTGGATGCCTGAACTCACTCTGGATGCTGCTCTGCAGATCCTGTTAATGCCAGTGATCTCAAGATGAAACTGAGGAGAGAAATACTGAAGGAAACATTATCAACACAAGTAAAATTGACAGGAATGGGTTGGAAGTGAATCAGTTTCACTGATGGGAAGAACTCAGCTTGGTTGTTCCATTGTCCCACTCCAGAGCACTGTGTTCAGCCCATCTCTGTAGTACTGGAGTGTTCAGACAAAATCAGCTCCTCACTGAAGTAGTTACCTTAAAGAGGCttgaaaaccttttctttttcagttaatttatggggagaaaagaaaaacagccaaccataaacaaaacaaaaaaatcccccaagtCTGGTTTTATTTAGAGGAGCTGAAAATTAACTTTTCCTGATGAGTGAGAGTAACACACTTAACTAGAGAAGTTACTCTGATGGAACGTGGAAAACCTGGTAATTTGTATAATGAGTCAGTACTTGAATTGTACCAGGAAGCTGCAGTCGTTCATTCCAGAGCTGGGCGCTGCATCTCAGCcccttgggaagagcagggacagctcaTGCTTCACGTGCATGGTTGTACAACAAGATGCTTTCATTAGGGAGGTTTGTTGTGTCCTTTGCCCGTGGCAATCCGTGTCTGTCCAGGTGACTGCAGAGGTCATGCCATAAACTGGATTGTTGAAGTTGGGGAGCTCATCCAGCCTTGTCATTAAATTGACCTTTTCTTCCTGGGGTGGGAACCTTGTTTTTTTGagtgtttttttctgctctgtgacCTATCAGGGAAGAGAAGTAAGATCCACTCGTGGAATTTGCAGGTTGgcagtgaaatattttgtctgatacaacaaaaactgtattttgaatCCactttgcattacttttttttcttttgaaggtaatgtaaaataaatttgtcACCAGTGCTTGGGGTGTATCATGTACAGACTGTGGTTTATTAGAGCATAATGAGCTGCAAAAACATTATTCTGCTTTGGAAAGCACATGGAATGTGTGAGGCATATTACAGGGAAAAAGCTGATCTGTCTTCAGGAGGAAGTGGATTAAAATATCCCATGTGGAATGTTGAAAGGTCGAGTCTAAGCACGGACAAAGCAAAGAATATGCAATGGCGTGTGACACCTGTGCATAAAGTGTACAGAAGGTTACTGTGGTTAAACATGCTCTGGACAGTTCAGGGGTTGGATTTGGAAGGAATTAGGGCTTGACTGTGCTGGAGTTTGAAATCTCTCTCTAAATGAGCTGTTGTTTTGCAAATGCAAACAGCAGGAACATCCCTGGTACGGCTGGAGAGGGTGCAGGCCCAGAGTCCCAGGCAGATCTGTCCCCATTTCCCAGGTTGATTCTGTGCTTCACTCAGCTTTTCGCACAtcacagggcagggctggcttcTCTGAAGGGTgattcagctgctcttccagctgcaTAGGAAACTGCCATTTCTAAAGCACGAGTTGCTACTTTAATACCAGTAAGAACCCTGTTCTGGTTTACTTCTGCTTTGAAATCTTGCCTGGCAAAGGACTCCTGCCACCTCTGCCACAGAGAGGAAATGTTCTTGGGCGTGCCCCATCAAGCCAactccttccagcagctggagcagtgcaGTTTGCATACACAGGagcagaagggttttttttttttaatctcagccATCTAATCTTTAGCTAGCCAAAAGCAGCAACTAAACTAGTTTATCTAAACTTGGACAGCACAAGATTAATGCTTAAACTTGCTTGCAGGAGTTGAAAACCGGTTTCTGTTGCCATTAGTTGGTTGGAAGGGAAAACAGAGTTGCCGTTATTTTTGGATATGCAAAacagttttgattttatttcttgcaaACTATAGGACTCCAAGCCCCCTGATACTTGATCAGAACTACATAAACACCAAAAATCAAGTAATCAAAGCAGAAAGGAGGGTACTGAAGGAGTTGGGATTTTGTGTTCATGTCAAGCATCCTCATAAGGTGAGTTCTCAACAATAATGTAATTGTAATTCTTACTCTACCTTGGTGGCAtcactgggagctgtggaaCAAGAAACACAGGTGTCAGAACGACCTGGATTCTTCTCTTTATTCCTCTGTAGTTAATTGTGGTTTTGCCAGAGTACTTGGGCAAACAGCCCTATTGACTTTAGTAGAAGTCATTTCCCTTAGAAAGGGTGAAGGTGGCTGGTGTGAAAAGCACGGAAAAGTAGTGAAATAAGAATTGTCTGTGGGTAACATGAGAGTGTGTGCTTGGAGAGAAGGAGCCCCCATTGCTTGGGCATagtgtttgattttatttttttttaacatatgtatatatttactTCCCTACTCCTGCTTTATATGTTGAAACTgagtcttttttctcttcccccccTTATTCCTCAGATCATTGTTATGTATTTACAAGTCCTAGAATGTGAACGTAATCAAACCCTGGTACAGACAGCCTGGTAagtttgctgttttccattcttttcctaGCCAGGAAAATAGTAGCAGAAATAACAAGCCTACTGATCCCTATGCAAAGCAATGAGATGTAAGTTACCACCCAAATACATTTGGAAAATCTTGTGGTGCTTGTTTCTGCTTACTATTTTCATGGCTTGATTCCAGCGTAGCAATGGAGAACTCAATttaactttgttcttttttctacTCTTTGATTGAAGGGTAGTCCCTGCTGGTAAGTCATAGAGCTCTGCCCTCTGCACCTCAGCCCATGACCTGGGGATGGCTGCTTTGGCTGCCCTTCTCTCCAGCCAAGCCAGTGCAAGCCTCAGCGAGTTCACTGCCATCGGGCAGCACCTCCTAGTTCTGTCCTGGCGCCAGGATTTGTATATTTGGTTCTAGAAGTAACTGTTACAACTGTTTCTCGATGTCTTTGTTGCCTACCTGCTGTATGTTAAAGGACACGTGGGGGACGGTTCTACCAGCATTTCTTTAGTTGATTTAACATTTAAACTTGAGTTAAACAGAGGAGGACAGTGCATGCAGCATGTTCACttagcagccaggctgggcatggGGGTGTAGAGTCCTCACTGGCTGACTGCTGTTCCTCTTTCCCATAGCTTGGGAATTTAGAAATCCGTGGAACTCTGCTGTTCTCGGTATCTCTGGGCGTGTGTTGcttggcagtgccagccctgtgcAAGAACAGGAGCTCAGGGGAGTGGGGGTCCAGGTCTAActcacaggtcttttccaatagTGAGCAAATGGGATGCATCTCCCTGGATGAAGTTGATGTGACTCAAggcacacaaaattaaaatgcagtcGGAGTTTTATGAACTCCGTAGGTTGCACGTAGCCTCTGGAACATGGTAGGTTGAAAATACACCTTGCTCTCCTGGTGGCACTTGAGTTCtacattgatttttaaatacaaacccTTTGGTGTTTAAGACAATCAGCTGGACGGATGCAAAGTAGTTAAATTGTAACTCAGTGGACACTTCCCAGGATAATTTAACCTCGGGAGTAACCATTCCACACTTCTTGAATTTACTGCTGTACGTTACTGCCTTGGGTTTAAACCAGTGGCAGTGGTGCAAACTGGTACGAAGTGACACATGTAAACATCCAACACAGTCATCCAAAAGAAATCACATGTTTCAtataacaacagaaaaaataataaagtcaATTGAGTCTCCAGTGTTGTTATCCtctaaaagaaaagcaaaccgGAGATCCGAcctctgctgctttgttttttagGAATTACATGAACGACAGCCTCCGGACGAACGTGTTCGTTCGCTTCCAGCCGGAGACCATCGCGTGCGCGTGCATTTACCTCGCTGCTAGAGCCCTGCAGGTGAGCACTGGCTGCCCTGAGCACTGCTGCTGGTCTGGCTTAAAGAAAATTCATGGAAATACTTCAGCAAACCTGGCCTGAAATCTCCATTACGCTTCCCCTTGTTTGATTTTCAGATCCCACTGCCTACCCGTCCCCACTGGTTCCTGCTCTTTGGCACCACAGAAGAGGAGATTCAGGAGATCTGCCTAACAACTCTGAAGCTTTATACCAGAAAGAAGGTGAGTTTGACATCTTGGATTTTCTTGCTTGAGGCTCAGTGCAGCTTGAGCTGAATTATGGTGGTCCAGAAAAGTTTGGGAATGACTAATACAGATGTACTAATGGGGAAGGTTCCTCGAAGGAGAGAACAAATTCTGGAAGTTACGTTACTGGACAGATCATTAAAAGCCAACTCAGtaaaaggagatgaaaatatGAATTACATTAGTTCAGCTTCTTACCTGGTTGTTACTTCCACAGCCCAATTACGAATTTCTGGATAAAGAAgtagaaaagaggaaaatggcACTACAGGAAGCAAAACTGAAGGCAAAAGGTTTAAATCCAGATGGAACTCCAGCACTCTCAACGCTGGGTGGCTTTTCTCCTGCATCCAAACCATGTAAGCttgttttctgaacagaaaCTTGCATGATACTGTGTGATAAGTATTTGTGTAAAAATAAAGGAGGTTTGCTTTTTGAGCTGTTAGGCAGTTCAGGCTTTCTCACAGAATGAAGCAgcaaggcaattttttttttttaacatagattttaaaaccagattagagggaaaagggatgcTTTATGCCATATTTCCCCAGATAAGAGAGTGATACATGAATAATATGCACCCTTAAGAGACTGAAGCAGGAGTTGCTGTGTGTTCTGTGATGTGAAGAGAGCCTTTCTGGATTTGATTTGAGGGTGCTGCAGTAGCCTTCATGGCCCCTTTTTGCAGCAGGTATCTGTGAAAATTCCCTCCACTGGTTGTTTTTAATGTACTTGGCAACTGTGTGGTGCAGTGAGGGCAGACAGCTGGTGGGCAGGAAATGGGGGAGGGACAggcccagcactgccttggCATCAGAGGGAATGAATTGGAGCATGTATTTTGAACTGCCAGTCTGTCTGAACTCTCATGGTTTCTCCTGAAGAGTCCTGAGTTTTCAGAGGTCTTTGGGCTGGGAAGTGTGAATTTCTCACTGAACAAGGaaagtgtttcatttctgtgagGAGGGAGCCAGGGTTGGGAGAGTCtgaaagcaggagctgtggtGGACTTAACAGCCCTTCCATGAAAGGGGAATCCACCTCTGGGCTGTACCAGCTGTCTAGAGACACACTGACATCCTGACTAGATGATTTTATTTGTTGCTCATTTGTATTTGTGCCATTAATGTAAAGGTGAAATCTGTAGTTTTGCTGGGCAGGCTTAATCCTTTCTCTATAGCATTGGAAATAAGTGTCAGGGTAACAATTCTGTATTGTGGGCCACGAgggcagctttttttttgtacctTTTGGTCCCACGTGAGCCTGGCTGTGTGCTCTGAAGGTcacagtgctgctcctccttcATGGGCAGAGGGTGTCCCCATGAATATCCCATTCCAGGAGTGAATATAAATGGAGAGATGGGATGAAATAATAGCTGTGGAGTTCATATCTACACTTAGTGCAAGTCCTGGTGAAGGTGTCTCAGGGATGTACAGTGTGTTTATGACAAAGGATGAATAAAGAGCTAACTTTGAACTGAAATTTAATTCTTAGCTTCCCCAAGAGAAGTAAAAGCTGAGGAGAAATCTCCAGTGTCTGTGAATACCAAAACCATCAAAAAAGAGCCAGAAGAGAGGCAGCAAACGTCAAAGAGCCCTTACAACGGGTAGGTAAAACTCTCCTCCTGGTAAGAGTAGGCTTCAGTAGCAGTGCTTTCAGCTGAagcccagggagctcctggggaGCTCTCGCTGGGGTGGCAGTGCCTGAGCAGTGCTGGTTTGTCCCGCAGGCTGCGGAAGGAGAGCAAGAGGAGCCGGAGCAGCAGAAGCGCCAGCCGGTCCCGCTCCCGGACAAagtcccgctcccgctcccacACCCCCCGCAGGCAgtgagtggggctggggggctgcacTGGGGGGCTCGTGGGTTTTGTCACACTTAGTCCTGTAAATACAGGGTATTTCAGCAGGGCTTTGCACTTCTCAGAGCCAGGGGCACTCCCAAGTGCTGCCCAGCAAAAGGGGGGAGGCTTGGCTTGACTTCAGGCTCTTGGTTCTGGGTGTGGAGCAGCTCTTAAGAGTTCAGGCTGTAAAATGGAAGCTTAAGCCTGTCCTAACTGCACTGTACCTGAGGAGTCTGAGGTGGGCTGGGGTTAGTCTTCCCTCATTGGATAGTCTTCACAAGGGTACCATTACAAGTGAGAGCAGTCTTTGGGAGCACAGTGCCCTTGGAAGGGGGAGAAGTGCTCCAGGTGTGGCAGCTTCCTTGTGTCAGTGCTCCCTGGTGCAGTGCCTGGCTCTTCAGGACTCTGCCCCTCTCCTGGGACGGGGAGAGGGGGATGCGGtgagagctgctgcctttcaggCTCACATCTAAATTGGAGGCTGCCAGCTTGGATGTCAGTGTTCCCCAAAGCATTGCTGAAGGAAAAAGGCAATACCCAGTTAGTGATCTGCTGTTGAGGGAAGACCCTTGGTGGACAAAAGGTGCTGCATTCTGGTTTTAGTTTgagctgtttgttttcaaatgagCTCAGCTAAAAGACTCACAGAGTGGTTGGGGTTGGAATGACCTTAAATGCCACATCACCGACCCCAGCCTTCCATGGGGCAGGTTGTGTGTCCCGAGACATTCTCTGTCCTCCCTCACTCATCCCTGTGGGGCAAAGTCTGATTTCTTCCAGTAGCTTGGAAGCTCTGAGCGCCGATTTCTGTTTGACTTTGCTGGTGTTGGGCACACGCTGTAACCCTTTCCTCTCGCGCAGCTACAACAACCGGCGGAGCCTGTCGGGCACGTACAGCTCCCGCTCGCGCAGCCGCTCGCGCAGCCACAGCGCGAGCCCGCGGCGGCACCACAACCACGGCTCGCCCCACGCCAAGGCCAAGCACGGCCGCGAGGAGCTCAAGGGCGCCAGCAGACACGGCCACAAGCGGAAAAAGTCCCGCTCCCGCTCGCAGAGCAAATCCCGGGAGCACTCGGAGGCGGCCAAGAAGCACCGGCACGAGCGCGGCCACCACCGGGAGCGGCGCGAGCGCTCGCGCTCCTTCGAGCGCTCCCACAAGGGCGGGAAGCACCACGGCAGCGGCCGCTCGGGGCACGGCCGGCACCGGCGCTGAGCCCACGGGCtgcggcacggcacggcacggggACTGcacggggctggggcagcttcAACCCAAATCTCGGTTTCTGAAAGGTGTAGAAGACTTTTCTTTTGGGAAAGAAACTGTTACCAACTTTTGCACATAATACCTTAGCAGTATCCCAGAGGTGGCAAACGATCAGGTTCACTGTATGTATTAGAGTTGTGTATTGTTTATTGAGCTGAGAACTGGAGAAAGGATTTCTGTAAAAAAGCAAAACGTACCTTATTTTTATACCAGTCAATTGCAGACGCTTATATTTAAGTATAGTTATTTGTTTAAACATGGTGGAGACTTTCTTACACTGGTTTTAGTCTGCATGTGTTCAAAGATTtttacaagaaataaaatataaagcttttttttttttttttactgcctgTTGGATGCCAAATGTGTGGAAACTGAACTTGGTTTTCTTACATGCCGTGGCTTGACCCTTGTGCCAGAGTGGGACACGGGCTGTGGATGTGCTGCTGTTGGGAGGGAAAAACTGAGGAAGCTTTGGATGTTTGTGTCCTGGGGATGCAGCTGGGTGGCCACGCAGCAGCTGCAGTAAATGGTCATGGATGAGccagggaggggctgctgcCGTCCCCTGGCTCTCAGCTGCCCCTGGGGAGTTTGGagtctccctgccctgcccctctcccctggagctgctctcagctgtcCAGGTGCCATTCCTGGAGGGCTCAGGTCTCAGGGCTTTATCCCCATCTTTCATTGCAGTGGCAGGAtgctggcagggaaggggggaTCCTCTTGCAGGTGTGATGCTGACACAGCCTGGGGCTGAGccaccccttccctgtggcacatcTGGGGAAGGGGAGACATTCCCTGTGCTgcgctgggagcaggagctgctgggacgttcctggagctgtgcctgctgtgGGAAATGAGAGCTGGAACGGGAGCGAAGGACTCGGATCTggttctccagctgctgcccaggtgGTGCCAAGCCCTGGAGCCGCAGGTGAGAGGCGTTGGCTGTCCTGCACCCGGAGCCCCTGGGCTCTCCCAAAAGGCCTCTCCCCGTTCGTGCCGAGGCTGATCGCAGTGTCCCCCTGCAGAGCCCAGTGCTGCGGGCTGGTCCCTGGCACCAGGGCAGTGCCAGTCTCGCTGGGCAGTTGTTCTGCAGACCTCAGAGAGGGGAGGAAACCTGAGCAGGAGCTCCGTGGCTGGTACGTCTGCCCTGTGTCCTGCTgggcccctctgcagctgctctggaaatGCAGAAAGTGAAtgtgtattttggaggagggaaaGATAAAATGTCTCTTTCTGTTCCTTGGTTACCACTGTTTTTCAATCTGTAACAactgttttgtgtgtgttgctTTCAGGAAAATGTGTTCGTTGCTACGGAAATTGAAGGAGCTTTTTCCCCCAGACACAAATGCTGAgtccagagcagagagaaaaccCTGGGTCTGGAGGAGCAGCACCGCTGACTGTcttggatttggggtttgtgttGGAGGGACCCGTGGAGGGCTCAGCCTTGGGTTTGTGGGAGCACCAGTGACCCCTCCATGCTTCCAGAGCTTTGCTCccctgagcagctggagcagctggagctgtgaacagagggcagcccctgctgccccaggcAACCCAGCAGGGAGTTCAGAGTTTGTTCTTCCCTGGGGGAAAATCCCATCCCCAGCCagggatgggtggatgggtggatgggtgggtggagggatggatggcAGGCAGCCTggcccccagcagggctgtgccagcgcTGGGATGTGCAGGAGGCACTTCCTgaggggaaagcagcagctcccagctgggagtCCCAGCCTGGCCCTCAGGGCCTGTGTGGGTTCTGCAGGGGGACAAGAGGCAGGTGAGAGTCCTGAGGGGCTGTGGCCCCTCGATGCCCCATTCCCTGCAGGACTCAtcaggggagctgctgggcacagcaacCGGAATGTCCCTGTACCACAGCTCCTGTCTCTCCTAGGACTTGGAAATGTCCCTGAATTTTGAAGCGTCCCTGTATTTTCATGGAGCTCTGAACCACAGAAATGAGTCATTTGACAGGGCTGATGGACTTCAAACACCTGTACCGACCTCCAGGAGTCACCTGAGTCCACACTCTGCTCGTATCTCAGTAGCTGAGACAATTTTCCTGGGAAATCTGGAGTATTCCTGCCCTGGGtggtgctgcagcctctgccacGCTGCTGGAGATCAGGTGCTGCCACTGGGCTCTGAACATCTGAGAcccacagcaacagaaaaatgtcCCAGCCAGCTCTCCTTGGGCACAGGGCTTTGCCTGGGTGGGTCTCAGAGttgctttttctctgagaaaaggattttgttaaaatttttttactAATTTTCAACAAAAAGATGCAAAGGTTTCAAGGCATTTCATGCAAACTGTTCTGCTTGTCCTTTACTTTCAGCTTTGTTACAGATATCAGAAGGATGAGCGTGGGCCAGGAGCTTTGGATGGTTTGGGAAGAGACAAAATGAACAATGTGAGAACATTTCTGATGGAAATCGGCCCAACAGGTCCCTCTCAGGGCTTCAgttccccccaaaccccacaggtgagtggcAGCAGGGGAGGTGATAAGGGCCCCTTTTCCAGGAaatctttccctgctcctgccaggaaaTGCTCATGAAATCCATGACTTCACATCAGGCCAAGTCTGTGACTCTCCTGTCCATGCTCCTTGTTGCTTCCAAGCTCCTTGGGGCAGGAAGCAAACCTCCCTGGCCAGGCTGGCAATCACATCCCCCTTTGGAAAAAACACTCCTGCAGAGGAAACAGCTTtccatcccctcctcctgcctggccacagcccagcagggccattgaaaaaaaaaaaaggaagttaaaaTTAGTAAAGCTGgcctgaagaaaaaagtctttatattccagtggaaggaaaaaacttgGCAGAAGTGACCGTTTTTGTCCCAGGATGGAGAATCCTTCTGGATGGGTTTGCTGGAGAGGGTGAGGGGCTCGTGTCCCCACCCTGCAGAGACATTCCAGCTTCCCaatcccctggggctccagggatgctgtgtCCCCATCATCCGGGGGCTTCTGTGTCCCCCTCATTCCCAGGGGGTTCTGTGTCCCCCTCATTCCCGGGGGTTCTGGACCCCCCTCATTCCCGGGGGGTTCTTTGTCCCCCTCATTCCCGGGGGGTTCTTTGTCCCCCTCATTCCCGGGGGGTTCTTTGGACCCCTCATTCCCAGGGATTCTGGACTCCTCATTCCCGGGATGCCGCGGCTGCTCCCGCTGCCGTTCTGGGTTTCCTCTGTAGGTGGAAGTGTTGCAGAGCCCAGCCGAGCCTCCCCTGCACTCACGGCTCTCTGTCTCTCCTCTGGACACACCAGAAGCCACCAAGGTGAGGAGGGGACAAATGTCCTGCCCTGGGCCAtgggggcagagcagccccatcCCCGCAGTCTCAGCCTCGGCTGAACACCCGAATTCCAGCTGTTGGGAGCTGAGGATGGATCAAAGCCTCGAGGGATGGCATTAGCCACCAGCTGATGATTCCCCAGGAGTGGCCAGTTACTGGGACAGCTGCGGGGGACAGCCCTGAATGACCCCAGAGGGGGGAGGGAAAATGAGGGTTTCTCACCATGGCCTGAGCTCctgcaggccctggcacaggtgtcccagagaagctgtggctgccccatccctggaatgttGGTCCCTCTGAGGccctgcaggtgctgggcagccccagggcctGTGCTCAGGAGCCAAGAGGGGAAATCCACAGCAAAATTATCTCAAACCAAGTGAATCTCCTGAAGGGCCCTCACAGATTTAATTACCCCTGATCAGTGATTGGTGCAGCTTCCCAAAATTCCTTCATGACTCGGGACCCCAGGTTTGTATGGAGCAATCAGGAGCTGGGACCCAAATGCCTGAGGTCCCATTTTAAAGTGATTTAGAGGCTGAGAAGCTGAGGTTTTGTTCAAAGCCTGAAGGTTTTTCTATGCCTCAACACCTCTAAAACAGGAAACATCTTCAGCATCTTTCTGCCAGCTGGTTCAAAGCCTGCCCCCCATGCTGAGGAGACACCTGGCCTGAGGACACGCGTGGGGTGACTGTGACTGAAGGAGCACAGAGTGGAGAGGCTGGCGCTGCCACCGCTGTCCCAAGGGAATAAAACATCCTCCCTGGGCAGAGAGcaccctccttcctccctcctcagcaccagcccagccccagcccagccctccagGATTCCACACTTTTACCCAGCACGATGCTCAGGACGCGTGGCCGGGCGGGGTGAGAGCACGGTGGTGCTTTGCCGTCCAGGAAACCGAGAGCAGCAAGCAGAGATGTTATCTCTGACATCTGGCTCTGATCAGGGAGCTCCGTCTGCCTTTGTCAATGGATGCGGGATGGCCCGCGGCTGCTTTTTGTTTCAGGACTCCTCTGGGGTTCCCCTGGCAGCAGCGAAGCCAACGgagggatcccagagctggggacacagaggCAGCACCGCCAGccttcccctctgccctcctCTCTGAGCAGCCACGGAGCAGAGCCAGCGCTGACCTTGGCACGGGCCAGAGAGCAGGAACGTGTCCTCACCCACCTTCCAACCCCCCAGGTGAGAGGTTTTAAGACgttcatcccatcccagccctgccatgggcagggacaccttccactatcccaggctgctccaatccaacctggctttggacactgccagggatccaggggcaggaCACCCTGAGCACTGAGTGTCCTGCTCGTGCTCTCAGGGCTATGGTGATCATGAGGTTTGAGGTCCCGGCCTCATTTTCCCTGGGTCAGGCTAAGAGGGATCCTTGGAGACTTTTGCCTTCTGGGATGTGTGCATCTCCTCCACacatcctgctctgtgccaggagccTGCCTGGGTTTTTGCTCTCCAGGCATTTCAGGTGCTGGCTTTGGATTAAATGCTCATGACATGAACCCCGACTCGTGCTGTGATCCGGGG
This genomic window from Corvus hawaiiensis isolate bCorHaw1 chromosome 10, bCorHaw1.pri.cur, whole genome shotgun sequence contains:
- the CCNL1 gene encoding cyclin-L1, which gives rise to MAAAHPGPAAPAAPVPPPPAAPGILIGDRLYSEVSLTIDHSLIPEERLSPTPSMQDGLDLQCETDLRILGCELIQAAGILLRLPQVAMATGQVLFHRFFYSKSFVKHSFEIVAMACINLASKIEEAPRRIRDVINVFHHLRQLRAKRTPSPLILDQNYINTKNQVIKAERRVLKELGFCVHVKHPHKIIVMYLQVLECERNQTLVQTAWNYMNDSLRTNVFVRFQPETIACACIYLAARALQIPLPTRPHWFLLFGTTEEEIQEICLTTLKLYTRKKPNYEFLDKEVEKRKMALQEAKLKAKGLNPDGTPALSTLGGFSPASKPSSPREVKAEEKSPVSVNTKTIKKEPEERQQTSKSPYNGLRKESKRSRSSRSASRSRSRTKSRSRSHTPRRHYNNRRSLSGTYSSRSRSRSRSHSASPRRHHNHGSPHAKAKHGREELKGASRHGHKRKKSRSRSQSKSREHSEAAKKHRHERGHHRERRERSRSFERSHKGGKHHGSGRSGHGRHRR